The Osmerus eperlanus chromosome 7, fOsmEpe2.1, whole genome shotgun sequence genome includes a region encoding these proteins:
- the LOC134022977 gene encoding protein SSUH2 homolog isoform X1 yields MDEKDEDLGEFDPNIPEEGPTSPPPGWLDCVTGYEEPKGEDAADQLYPPPPAYNPQPENDRNASVPIVRVPTVSEDMAREALLKFVASKWCYSSKPARNLVFKNLKPLTVYRYRLETYTETRSSTWECQPFTGGQDVDGPQYGMSPPPWDIPVITPQRYTDEVQKICVPHSSVVKPCHRCHGFGRVRCKHCQGKGSKRCTACHGSRYTRNKRCGSCHGRGRRRCVFCHGKGNRNCQSCAGKKYLLNYIQLTVTWKNHVFEFIPDRLPEFPLKKFEKVTADPFFVDENLLVYPIVGFPDQDICEQSRIATQEHFSKFSSVSRILQQRQSIELVPLTHAFYAYNGKDFEYFIYGLENKIYTAKYPSACSIL; encoded by the exons ATGGACGAAAAAGACGAAGACTTGG GAGAGTTCGATCCCAACATTCCAGAAGAGGGTcccacatcccctcctcctggctGGCTGGACTGTGTGACAGGTTATGAGGAGCCtaaaggagagg atGCTGCAGATCAGCTgtacccccctccacctgcctaCAACCCCCAGCCTGAGAATGACAGGAATGCCTCTGTTCCCATTGTCAG GGTACCCACAGTATCTGAGGATATGGCAAGAGAAGCCCTGCTCAAGTTTGTGGCCTCAAAGTGGTGCTACAGTAGCAAGCCTGCTAGGAACCTGGTCTTCAAAAACCTGAAGCCTCTCACGGTCTACAGG TACCGGTTGGAAACATACACAGAGACTAGATCTAGTACCTGGGAGTGTCAACCATTTACTGGTG GCCAGGATGTGGATGGGCCTCAGTATGGCATGAGCCCGCCTCCTTGGGATATTCCTGTGATAACGCCACAGAGATACACAGATGAGGTCCAAAAAATCTGTGTGCCCCACTCCTCCGTTGTTAAG CCATGCCACCGATGCCACGGCTTTGGCAGAGTGCGCTGCAAGCACTGTCAAGGGAAAGGATCG AAACGCTGTACAGCTTGCCATGGCTCCAGGTACACCAGAAACAAGCGTTGCGGAAGCTGTCACGGGAGGGGCAGAAGAAG GTGTGTATTCTGTCatggaaaaggcaacagaaatTGCCAATCCTGTGCTGGCAAAAAGTACCTCCTCAACTACATCCAGCTGACTGTAACATG GAAGAACCATGTGTTTGAGTTCATACCTGACCGGCTGCCAGAGTTCCCTCTCAAGAAGTTTGAAAAGGTGACCGCGGATCCGTTCTTTGTGGATGAAAACCTCCTG GTGTACCCCATTGTGGGTTTTCCTGACCAGGACATCTGTGAACAGTCCAGGATAGCAACCCAGGAACACTTCAGCAAATTCTCCTCTGTCAGCCGGATTCTACAGCAG CGTCAAAGCATTGAACTGGTGCCCCTGACTCATGCATTCTATGCATACAATGGAAAAGACTTTGAATACTTCATTTATGGTCTTGAAAACAAGATTTACACTGCAAAGTATCCCTCTGCATGTAgtattttgtaa
- the LOC134022977 gene encoding protein SSUH2 homolog isoform X2, with protein sequence MDEKDEDLGEFDPNIPEEGPTSPPPGWLDCVTGYEEPKGEDAADQLYPPPPAYNPQPENDRNASVPIVRVPTVSEDMAREALLKFVASKWCYSSKPARNLVFKNLKPLTVYRYRLETYTETRSSTWECQPFTGGQDVDGPQYGMSPPPWDIPVITPQRYTDEVQKICVPHSSVVKPCHRCHGFGRVRCKHCQGKGSKRCTACHGSRYTRNKRCGSCHGRGRRRKNHVFEFIPDRLPEFPLKKFEKVTADPFFVDENLLVYPIVGFPDQDICEQSRIATQEHFSKFSSVSRILQQRQSIELVPLTHAFYAYNGKDFEYFIYGLENKIYTAKYPSACSIL encoded by the exons ATGGACGAAAAAGACGAAGACTTGG GAGAGTTCGATCCCAACATTCCAGAAGAGGGTcccacatcccctcctcctggctGGCTGGACTGTGTGACAGGTTATGAGGAGCCtaaaggagagg atGCTGCAGATCAGCTgtacccccctccacctgcctaCAACCCCCAGCCTGAGAATGACAGGAATGCCTCTGTTCCCATTGTCAG GGTACCCACAGTATCTGAGGATATGGCAAGAGAAGCCCTGCTCAAGTTTGTGGCCTCAAAGTGGTGCTACAGTAGCAAGCCTGCTAGGAACCTGGTCTTCAAAAACCTGAAGCCTCTCACGGTCTACAGG TACCGGTTGGAAACATACACAGAGACTAGATCTAGTACCTGGGAGTGTCAACCATTTACTGGTG GCCAGGATGTGGATGGGCCTCAGTATGGCATGAGCCCGCCTCCTTGGGATATTCCTGTGATAACGCCACAGAGATACACAGATGAGGTCCAAAAAATCTGTGTGCCCCACTCCTCCGTTGTTAAG CCATGCCACCGATGCCACGGCTTTGGCAGAGTGCGCTGCAAGCACTGTCAAGGGAAAGGATCG AAACGCTGTACAGCTTGCCATGGCTCCAGGTACACCAGAAACAAGCGTTGCGGAAGCTGTCACGGGAGGGGCAGAAGAAG GAAGAACCATGTGTTTGAGTTCATACCTGACCGGCTGCCAGAGTTCCCTCTCAAGAAGTTTGAAAAGGTGACCGCGGATCCGTTCTTTGTGGATGAAAACCTCCTG GTGTACCCCATTGTGGGTTTTCCTGACCAGGACATCTGTGAACAGTCCAGGATAGCAACCCAGGAACACTTCAGCAAATTCTCCTCTGTCAGCCGGATTCTACAGCAG CGTCAAAGCATTGAACTGGTGCCCCTGACTCATGCATTCTATGCATACAATGGAAAAGACTTTGAATACTTCATTTATGGTCTTGAAAACAAGATTTACACTGCAAAGTATCCCTCTGCATGTAgtattttgtaa
- the LOC134022978 gene encoding tumor necrosis factor receptor superfamily member 11B-like: MWFLIVLMFTFMEYIGGTTSYEHLDPVTGQSITCNRCPAGYHMSAHCTATSQTECHSCPTNHYTEYWNYLPKCLYCSTFCVHNQFIKEDCSSTHDRVCECNEGYYWFADMCIKHSECPAGYGVKRRGTTNSDTECKRCQKGFFSSVSSSHLECENHTNCASRELKTIFRGTSRHDNTCASCENFTDGGDMTHIRTILLHFFSHQRIHQPKMKELLWRFLLPHTNQQVQIQLDKHFPRQKETILSLIRQWIRQAPEEDLKRLPEWLRKSNLNHIAQRLERRIRIMDQRCQ; encoded by the exons ATG TGGTTTCTCATTGTTCTGATGTTTACCTTTATGGAGTACATCGGTGGGACTACGAGCTATGAGCACCTAGACCCTGTCACCGGGCAATCAATCACCTGTAATCGTTGTCCAGCTGGATATCACATGTCTGCTCACTGTACCGCAACCTCACAGACAGAGTGCCACAGTTGTCCAACTAACCACTACACGGAGTACTGGAATTACCTGCCCAAATGTCTGTACTGCAGTACGTTTTGTGTACATAATCAGTTTATAAAGGAGGACTGCTCATCAACCCACGACAGGGTGTGTGAGTGCAACGAGGGCTACTACTGGTTCGCAGACATGTGTATCAAACACTCAGAGTGTCCCGCTGGCTACGGTGTCAAAAGGAGAG GTACCACAAATTCGGACACGGAGTGTAAGCGGTGCCAAAAAggcttcttctcctctgtctcatcCTCGCACTTGGAGTGTGAAAATCACACTAATTGCGCTTCTCGTGAACTCAAAACCATATTCAGAGGCACAAGCAGGCATGATAATACTTGTGCCTCTTGTGAAAATTTTACTGATGGAG GTGACATGACACATATCAGAACTATCCTTCTTCACTTCTTCTCTCATCAAAGAATCCACCAACCTAAGATGAAAGAGCTGCTCTGGAGGTTCTTGCTCCCACATACCAATCAGCAGGTCCAGATACAGTTGGACAAACACTTtcccagacagaaagagacaatcCTCAGTCTGATCAGGCAGTGGATCAGACAAGCTCCAGAGGAAGACCTCAAGAGACTCCCTGAATGGCTGAGGAAATCCAATCTAAACCACATAGCTCAACGACTAGAGAGGAGGATTAGAATTATGGACCAGCGTTGTCAGTAA
- the LOC134022976 gene encoding tumor necrosis factor receptor superfamily member 11B-like gives MNVRIMKSHPAMKLFVLFTASLSWAFQPAPRPKYSHLDPLTSELLQCDQCPPGTAVRHHCTADEPTICMPCPERRFSDDWQWGESCQRCTSVCKERQLMKRECNSTHDQLCECGPGFHLVVEFCIKHSTCAPGNGAVSLGTPQSDTVCEPCPQGYFSSAASPTEPCVPHTNCSELGMRSLRAGSTSQDSQCENQAKSTDLECSRQHMLCQTDVTLCEEAIFQSLASLRLSSVPLEHLLDSLPGRKVDRKSLEKLKKACSPQQLLLQLLLLWKEQNKDQDKLYGIIQGVKHCERRVSRCTELKNLTLNDLMVISNSLPGVKVCKEDVRAVVTSCSSQQYILQLLHLWKRQNAGVELAKGLSHCLRTLRGQGSPRHLLKSIKRISRIISSSSIHKMYEKMFLSMVQDSPCFKTKPFNE, from the exons CTCTTCACAGCATCCCTCTCTTGGGCCTTCCAGCCAGCACCACGCCCCAAGTATTCTCACCTtgaccccctgacctctgaaCTCCTCCAGTGTGACCAGTGTCCTCCCGGCACAGCTGTCCGACACCACTGCACTGCAGACGAGCCCACTATCTGTATGCCGTGCCCCGAGCGCCGGTTCTCAGACGACTGGCAATGGGGCGAGTCGTGTCAGCGCTGCACATCTGTTTGCAAGGAGAGACAGCTGATGAAGAGGGAGTGTAATAGCACCCACGaccagctgtgtgagtgtggaccTGGGTTCCACCTTGTGGTGGAGTTCTGCATCAAACACAGCACCTGTGCACCTGGAAATGGAGCTGTCAGTCTGG GCACTCCACAGAGTGACACCGTGTGTGAACCTTGTCCCCAGGGCTACTTCTCCAGTGCGGCCTCACCCACAGAGCCCTGTGTTCCCCACACAAACTGCAGTGAGCTGGGCATGAGGAGCCTGCGGGCTGGGAGCACATCCCAGGACAGCCAGTGTGAAAACCAGGCCAAGAGCACAGACCTGGAGTGCTCCAGACAACACATGCTCTGCCAGACAG acgTCACTCTGTGTGAGGAGGCCATCTTCCAGTCTCTGGCGTCCCTGCGTCTGTCTTCTGTTCCCCTGGAGCACCTGCTAGACAGTTTACCGGGACGCAAGGTGGACAGGAAGAGTCTGGAGAAGCTGAAGAAGGCATGTAGCCCACAGCAGCTGCTACTGCAGTTGCTGCTTCTGTGGAAGGAGCAGAACAAAGACCAGGACAAACTCTATGGCATCATACAAG GTGTCAAACACTGCGAGAGGAGGGTGTCCCGCTGTACGGAGCTGAAGAATCTCACCCTGAATGACCTCATGGTCATCAGCAACAGCTTACCTGGGGTCAAGGTGTGCAAGGAGGATGTGCGTGCAgtggtcacttcctgttcttcCCAACAGTACATCCTACAACTACTTCACCTATGGAAGAGACAGAATGCAGGGGTGGAGCTGGCCAAGggtctgtcccactgtctgaGGACTCTACGGGGCCAGGGCTCTCCGCGACACCTTCTCAAGAGCATCAAGAGGATCAGCCGCATCATCAGTAGCTCGTCCATACACAAAATGTATGAGAAGATGTTCCTCAGCATGGTTCAAGATAGCCCCTGCTTCAAAACCAAGCCTTTCAATGAATAG